TATGCGATGCCACGATCATCTTCGGTAACCACAGAGCTAGAACGGTGAACCGAGCGGCCATAATCCGGCAGGAACATCTCGCTGGGGCTGACCAAAAAGCTAGAAGATAGGAGGAGCAAACCATTGCAAGATTGTAGAATGCTGATCCGAGGGAAGTTCAGAAAATCCAAGGAAAGTTCAACCTTTTGTGTTGCGGATGGATCTAGAGGGATGATTCTAAAATCAGGAGTGGAATAATAGAAGTCATTGATCAAGATAGCGGTGGGCGAGGGTTTCAGTCCCCGGTGAAATTGAGAGTGGGAGAAAGACAATTGGGGATTTGAAATCAGGGACAGCCATCGCTTGGATACACATTTGAACTTGAGCAGCGGTTTAACGGGTAGTCGGGCGAGAATTTCGATCAAAAGGTCATCTGCTTCGGCCACCACTGCTGCCGAATTCGGTCTTTTGGAGGTCATCTTCGGCCCAACAAATCTTCTGCTTGATGACAATTTGGGATTCCGGAGGAACAGGAACCAGGGATGCAAACGGGTAGCTTATTtgccaaaaggaaaaaaaaatgtatcTCAAAATCAATGTTTAAATTCGCTCAAAcctaattgaaattattttaaattatccaAACCTGttttaaatctaattataaCTAACAGAATAAAATTTCAACATGTTTAATtttgtataatttaattaataatttacataaaaattattattcatttaaaaaataataaatgataatattattttcttactAATTCTAATGATGTTTTGTAAAAAATTGTTGGGACTGCTTGGATTTAGGTTATAGCAAAGTATGCAAGTTTGCAGAGCTGTTTTCATTCATTTCTGCATCTGCCAATGATGATAGGTGTATATTATTCTATGAGAATTATAGAATGATAGGAATAATCTGCGACATAAGCAATGCTAGACTTCAGTCTTGGTTCATAATACTCAAATCTTTTTTAGATATTTGGAGGAGTTTTCAAACCAGAGATTCTGGCAGGGCAAGTAGAGGAATTAGGTAAGATTTCGTTGCTTGGGAAGCATCGActatgaatcttttgaaatgtatATTGATGCAGGTATTTTGAGGGCACAAAATAAAACTACTTTTAAAGATGTTATTAGAATTTATTCTGAACATTTTGTCTGTTTATTCATGATATTGGGAGGTGATTTTCTCTCTAAATTTTATAGAAGCATTAAGAATATGAGATGACCTGTTGGCCttagtttaaatatattttttttttccgataTTAacaacattttaatttaaaaaaataaataaagagagaaATTTGAAAGCACCTCACTTAAGGAATAGGCAAAATacgttaattatttaaaaatcaaaatacaaaTGTGGTTTTATTACAACAAACACCAGTATTCTTCATCTctcttttagaaaaaaaaaaaaaaaaaaaaaaattcacatacCCATGAATTTACAAGAAAGAAGATAATCAACCAGAGATATCAATAGTCTTGACATCGGATTTCTTCACTTCCACCTTTGGAACAGTGACCGTAAGAACACCATTTTCCATTGAGGCCTTCACTTGGTCCATCTTTGCATTTTCCGGCAGCCTCAATCTCCTCAAAAACTTACCGCTGCTACGCTCCACACGGTGCCATGTATCATTCTTGTCTTCCTTCTCTACATTCCTCTCTCCGCTTATTTGCAGCACTCTGTCATCTTCAATTTCCACTTTCACTTCCTCCTTTTTAAGCCCAGGAAGATCAGCCTTGAAGACATGAGCTTCTGTTGTTTCTTTCCAGTCTATGCGAGGGTTAACAAAAGCAGAATTATCAAGAGAGAGGATTGAAGAGGAAGAGGGAAATTGGAAGTCCCTGAATGGATCCCACAGGCCGAAAGAAGAGAAGGGATCAAAGACGTTGTCTCGTGAGTTACTAAAGAAGTTTGGAATCAGTGCCATTCTCTTTCTATTGAAAGGATTTTGGAACAAGAGCTGATTTGATTATTTGATTGCTGCGAAAGTGGTTGTGAATTGCTGATGCTTGTCGATGGTGAGATGAGGGGGAGGTGAGCTTGTCATTTatagcaagaagaagaagagatatctGGTACTTTCTGGGGCCATGTTCCCAGCCCTTTCTGGAAGCGCCTGGTAAAATCCAATAAACTTGGAAGATTTAAGCCAAAGAACTGAGTTGGGCTTTTTCTAGTACATATGATAAGATTTATACATATTCACTCGGctaataaataaatgataaagtaattaaaattaaattatatcacataattaatcatattttattgaatgAATACACATACACAGATGCACGTCAGAAATTTTCATCACGCACATGCTTCACAAATAAACGTTTCACCTTCATAATTATGCCACTAGTTCCGAAACTCTAAGCTTGATACACATACACCAACaacaaattcaattcaattacaATATTTATCAAATTGCAGATTCATGCCAAGTTCAATTTGCTCTTTTACCACCCTGATACGACACAACATATACGAGATTAGGCAGCTAAGATAACATAAACTCAACCAACTTATTTAAGGAATTGTTGGAAGAACCACCTTTCTTGAAACATGTTTCAACTTTTTCCTTCAATTCCTCAGCCCTCTGCCTTATTTCCTCCCCTTCTTTATCTACCATAACCATTCTTACAGCTCTCTCTATCTCACTTCTATCCAATTGATTCTCCAGTTGCAATCCTATTCTCCAAACATAGCTCACGAACCTCGCAGTTACCATTTGATCTGCAAAATATGGCTTGCATATCATTGGGACCCCTTCAGATATAGTCTCCAAGGCAGAATTCCACCCACAATGTGTCCAAAATCCTCCCACAGAAGGATGTGCCAACACTTCCCTTTGGGGTGCCCATTTAACTATGCAACCTCTTTCTCCAACACTTTCCATGAAACCTTGGGGCAATAATTCAATCCAATCTGAACCCATTATTGAACCAGGTCTAATCACCCACAAGAAAGGTTGGTTGCTGTTGGCAAGACCCCAGGCCATTTCAGCCAACTCTTTCTCATCTGTGGAAGCTAAACTTCCCAAACTTATATAAATAACTGAATTGGGAACTTGTTTGTCAAGCCAATCAATGCAACTGCTGTCCTCATTTAGGAGACTGCCGGAACAAGCTGGTGCAAATTTGTGCATAGGGCCTATTGCGAAGATTGGAATAGAGCATTGCCTTCGTTGTTGCTCAATCAATAGTGGTTCTTCAAGGCAATCCATGGTATTCCAAATGACAGCTGAAGATGTTTTTGTATCACACACATGAGCCAGCAGCTGAAAGAAATTCTCCGGGGCTCCAAACTCACAAATTGGTAGATCCTTGAACCTTAAGGTACGAAGTGCAGGTACTGGATCCTGCGACATAGCATCTACATCCAGGTTCCATTAAAATGATTaatgattgaaaaaaaaaataaaaggactgTAAATTGTCCATGCATGTATACCTGGAAAGGGGATATAACCTTCTTCCTTGAGTTGGAGGATGGCTAATCGAGAAAGAAGGCTGGCTGCACTGCTAGTGCGCAATATAATGCTTGGAATGTTGAGATTATTAGCCACTTCTTCTGAAAAGTACATGAGATCATCATATATGACGCAAGTAATCTCATCATCAGAGTCTTGCTTTAACATCATATCAAGCAAGCAATCCTGAAAGGGTATTTTGCACCTTTCATTCAATGCCAAAATGATATCCACTAAATTTCCTGTGGCAATATCTTGTTTCGATAAGCCCTCTGGTATAGCTTGGAAATCAAATTCAGGGTGTTTTGAGGCTTTGGGAGAATTGAGCTGTGTATGAACAATGGTAATGGAAAAGCCCTTAGAGTACAGGATGGTTCCAAGCTGAAGCAATGGATTAATATGGCCTTGGAATGGGCATGAAACTAGCACCACTCTGCGGCATCTCTTGGCTTCCATCTCTGTCTcactccctctctctctctagtaATTTCTCATGCAGGTTTTTTGAGAGCTGTAGTTGCTCTCCACATCTTATGGGTATAAATAGAAGAACTCACCAGTTGTGaaacataaaatatttgaaGTTCTGAACGTGGCAGCTGCAAATGACtctttctttattattaattcACATCTAATATTgtttttattcatttaacttcTATTGTCCTGTAGGGTAATAACGATCCTTAAATCGCGCCAGctctcgatttttttttttttttttttgaaatggggagtttatcatctttattttttaaaacgtaGTTTTATGTTTATCTTTGACTTGATGTCGTGGATAACAACTACATTCAAGCATAGGGCTGCGGGATCATGATGTGATCATAATGAATTCCTTTTTCCTTCCATTTTCagatttttatttacttttatttattttaatcaagtttaaggaaaaaattttattcttttaatattttttaaatatatatatgatatggttaaaaaaatagtaaagtAAAAAACAAATCCAGGGTGAATTAGTTTTCGTTTTTCCTCTAAATAAGagctaaattaaattattagctAAGTTGGTTGTGTagacatatattttattattgggTGCTCTTATTGCAAAGCATAATGTGTCTAATCCCTATCTGTTCAGTCAATAACTTATATATAATTTGGCAACTTGAGGTCACATGTCCCAATTAAAAAGTCTCAATCCTTTTTTCTTCTAAATctcttttagttttttatttcatttacaaatatttttttcaaatttgtataaataatttatcataaaaaattattatattttatttttaaaacagatcatttatttatatatcagttttttattaacttgggtaatattttataatttttgaaaacACAAATTGAGTATTAGCATGTGAATGCGAAACTTGATTGgcctatttaatatatttttgtggtataatagaataataaatGCTTATTGAGAGGGGATCAAgccattaattatatattaattaattaatgtccCACATGTGATGGGACCATTTATATTCTCTTCATGCATCAACTTCTAGAACACTTTTGTTCGGATTCTTTTATTTTACCAACTTAATTTACTACAAAATTACACAGATATTTGCAAGTTGTctgaattttaagaaaaaaaattcaataatctGCATAATGaaaagaataataattaatCAACGTTAATACAGTTGTAACAATCTTGTTTTGTTTTAATTCACGTGATTCTTAAGAGGAAGCTGGATAATGAAAATGGAGAGCAAGTAATGTACGGCTAACccattattttataaatgaaatattattttggaatttttaatttgatttaataacaTTAATAATGGAGAAAAAAGATATTTGCTTCTTATTTTCACACAGAAATATACGGCTGCCTCTAAATTCAGCTCAATAATTgggttttattttataaataaataagattttCAAGAATATGATGGGAATTGtggaataatatttaaataattaattttaagtggTACTAATTCTCCAACTCCAACTAAACTAAATTAAGCAAATTCATGAGAAAAGCGTGGTCTAAGCTTCGCGAAAGCAGAGACCTCGCCGGAAGGGACGCCAATCAAATATCAAATGGATCGTGCTTGCTAATACTTGCCGTATGAAATTTAAGCAAAAACCTTATTTTTCGatcttgaaaataaaatttttaaattttaataataaattaaatatattttacagaacataaaaattcttcaattttttaaaatatatttaataaaataatacatttttagctcatatcttttattataatttatgacTAGTAATGgacttcaaaatttaaattaaaaatttaaattaaaaatctaattttattttttaagtggaaactctaatttcatttaatttataaaaaatacttatatatataaaattgtaaaaataaaatttaatttcaagtaaataaataaaaaagttcaTATGTATAAAATTGTACATTAATTTACTCAcatcaaatattaaatatgaatttttaaaattttttaatatgaattatctatactattatttattaaaaaaatattatttgattttaatattttaatctaaaaaattttaaatataactgtaaattattaaattattttttatttaaaatttattttttaaaatctcaatagtctataaaatctattaaacgatcttactattatttttaaaactattttttctacaaatttaagatttatttttaaaatttaaataatttaatatataatttcaattatgtaaataaaaataaataaacttcactttttaataataaaaaagtggtgtatataaataaattaagttaaatATATTACATTAAACAGTGATattgattatattttaaattttcacacaatattaaaattattattatttaattttatcaatttataaaaatttagaatatattcaaaaatttagacatcaattaataatatatgttattaatttaatattttattaataataattaatttatatttaattattataatttttataattttaagtatttaatgaagtaattttaattattatgagatttacatatatattaaatcaataaattaaataattagtgaataatttatcttataaatattttaaaaataaaaaaaatatcttcaTAAAAATAGTATTGATATTGAGACTATAAATaagagaattattattaaatttctgaatttttaaaaattttactaatttttatttttataaaaatcactcaattaaaatatttatacattttatgaaattaaattgtttaattcatttattaagTAACTCTTaaccaatttattttaattttgataaaaaataaataatataaatatctaaaataggttaataaatttataaaaaataattttataaaataaaaaatattttaattaaataatttttaaataaaataaattaataaatttttttaaaaatttaaaaactaaataataatttttcttttatctatttagaattaataaaaattatataaatacctttataaaattttaaaaattcatggcTTCTCTTGACCCATAGCTGAGTCCGTCATTGTTTACGACTACAtcctttaataatatttatcggcttattaaaatatattgcatttgattataattaaatcaGTAATGATGAGTATGAAAAATGCaaaaaaaccaaaatttttatgtattaaaaaaataaaatattaatttactctAAAATATACTAGaaatcaaatatataaaataattaatgaaaatctCGTACACTATAAAGTTTTGATGTGCGGCTTTAGCtagatttgaattaaaataaattataatttatttatttattttattttaaaatttaaaggtaTAACTCTCtctttaaaacatatttaatttaaagatttattttgataaattaaggatatatttaaaaaaaataaaaataatttatgaaataaCTAACTTATATGGTTAGGTTTGAATACTCTTACaaatttattcataattataaattaaatcatttcaattattcttttaatattaaattttggtCTACATAACAAGTTTTCTTTACTTCTgtgtcattttcttttatttaatactattttctttaataaaagagattaataataaattattttataaaaattcattcaaattattttttaatataataaattaaagtgaatataattaaataagaagatgaaatttaattgaatttcataAAAGATTATGAAGTTGATTTGTGAATCAAGCAAACCCTTTTAGCTGCCGAGTGTTATTTTAAAACGAAGCCCCTAGACTTCTCGGGAACTCCGCGGGCTGTTCTCCAGGAGACTGGGCTTTGCTTCAGGCCTAACAAATAACAACTGCTTATTATAGTTATTTTGTCTAAAACAAAATATGATTATAAACGTAAAATCTCAAAATTAACAACTGATTATTGTCTAAGGTTCTAAATAATCACTGGGCTGAAAGCATCATTTTTTTAGGTTTTTCTTTTTGTCACATTAActatcataaaattaattataaattaaaatatataaggtaTAAAAGTGAAATAGATTCtaaaatatatacttttaacattgccttaaaaaattaatacatgCTTTATTAGTAATATTAAAATGGAAATTTTGATATGCTATAATAAGCAATCACACAAAAACGATGTGTAACTGGTGCACCAATAAATGGATGAACCCAATTTGTGTGGATTTGTTTATGAGAAATTCATAGGCAGTGTTTAAAAGTTAGATAGGAATCTGTTAAGTAGTGGAGCTTattcagaaattaattattgtttttattaattaacatTACAGTTGTAGTTAGTTTCCTTCATCAAATCAGACTTAAATTGGTACTTTACAATTTGGATTCCAATTCTCGTTCAAGACGTATTCTTGGAAAAATTTGAGAATAGAGAAAGAAAAGTGAGAAAGGAAAGGGAATCAAACGTGATAATCACAGTGGAGATTACTTTGAGCATTGACGGTGACAATAGTTGCTACTCTGTCCATGCAGTGCGTTGGTTAATGTGGTTGGATTGAATTACGAATTTtgggtttaattttaattggttTCTATACCGATCTTTGGATTGGTTTACATTGAGTTAATTTTTCTGATTTTTGAAAAATGTAATGTTATCtatgtatttataaaaaaaattattattttaaaatgcataagttcatattattaaaataatatttttaaagatataTAATCATAAATCTTTGTTAAATTTAGAATTGATATTTATATTAGATGAATTTATCGTAATATTATTCTAGTCGTTCATAGttaaataattgattaataaaattttattaatataagtagttttattttataaaaaatatatattcagtATGAAAAATTATGCTTAACTGATGACATTGGCCTTTTTAGGAgtcatatattagtatttaattatttattttatttatggttttttttttttatctgaaaGAGTTTAAAATATTATCTACTACTTACTCTATACAACAACAGTCAAGAGATACCTTTTCCCTTCTTACAATAATATGAAGAATTCAACTTAGAAAACTTACTCACTttgttatatattaaattaagggTATAGTCTCTccaatttaatgaaatatttattttaatttttatatttttaaaaatttataatttaatatttcacatttaaaaaaatataaaataattcttaacgttaaattttcaattaacctcccatttattttaataaaaatgattaaattaccctttaaataaaaaaaaatcaaattaaacatTATTTTTCACTTCCAAATCAACCCATCTTACTATATCTCCTTTTCAATCctcttcttcattttcttctcaTCCTTCACCTTCTTTTCCCCATcctcttatttctttttttctcattttttttcttctttttttgtgTTTGATTTCATGCAATTGGAGAAGGGTGAATCAAAGATTTCCCATTGGCAATTAAGGAAGGGTGAGAATTGGAATGAGGAGAAGAAGGATGAGAGGATTGGAGAGGGGAGGTAGTGGGAcgaggagaagaaaaagaaggagagcAGTCGCaactaaaaagaagaagaagaaggatgaagagaagaagaaggtgcaggatgaggaaaagaagaaggagaagacgGGGGAGGGGAGGTAGTGGCATGGAGTGAAGactgtttgatttgatttttttatttaaaggatagtttagtcattttcattaaaataaatgggagattaattgaaaatttcacGGTACAGATTATTTTCCAGTTTTTTTTATAGATGAAAGATTAAATtgtaggtttttaaaaatacagagatTAAagtaaacatttcattaaactagagggactaaactat
The Manihot esculenta cultivar AM560-2 chromosome 1, M.esculenta_v8, whole genome shotgun sequence genome window above contains:
- the LOC110622982 gene encoding UDP-glucose iridoid glucosyltransferase, whose protein sequence is MEAKRCRRVVLVSCPFQGHINPLLQLGTILYSKGFSITIVHTQLNSPKASKHPEFDFQAIPEGLSKQDIATGNLVDIILALNERCKIPFQDCLLDMMLKQDSDDEITCVIYDDLMYFSEEVANNLNIPSIILRTSSAASLLSRLAILQLKEEGYIPFPDAMSQDPVPALRTLRFKDLPICEFGAPENFFQLLAHVCDTKTSSAVIWNTMDCLEEPLLIEQQRRQCSIPIFAIGPMHKFAPACSGSLLNEDSSCIDWLDKQVPNSVIYISLGSLASTDEKELAEMAWGLANSNQPFLWVIRPGSIMGSDWIELLPQGFMESVGERGCIVKWAPQREVLAHPSVGGFWTHCGWNSALETISEGVPMICKPYFADQMVTARFVSYVWRIGLQLENQLDRSEIERAVRMVMVDKEGEEIRQRAEELKEKVETCFKKGGSSNNSLNKLVEFMLS
- the LOC110622990 gene encoding 17.3 kDa class I heat shock protein; translation: MALIPNFFSNSRDNVFDPFSSFGLWDPFRDFQFPSSSSILSLDNSAFVNPRIDWKETTEAHVFKADLPGLKKEEVKVEIEDDRVLQISGERNVEKEDKNDTWHRVERSSGKFLRRLRLPENAKMDQVKASMENGVLTVTVPKVEVKKSDVKTIDISG